A genomic region of Desulfosarcina ovata subsp. ovata contains the following coding sequences:
- a CDS encoding substrate-binding periplasmic protein, translating into MKSGVIRICLAGTKQNFYQKNAMAYVDSLGSGVKPEFTHFEAWDDQFRNNTGEVLRDEAYTPEPLASGKCDMYPNDLVKVEWREKKLAYVPLYISRNTIIVNKTRKEEFKEIKDLAGKTAAVMKETSYHTWLDDMNRSAFQENPVKIVFLPQKDAILAVDAGKADFSIIGADGALWSIKSFAGNVSVAFPVGEFTEYGWCFRKADKDLQEAVARFFDQQKKLPDSELNRNWKENTGITLDDFIMFVSQASKP; encoded by the coding sequence ATGAAAAGCGGGGTTATTCGCATCTGTTTGGCCGGCACCAAGCAGAACTTTTACCAGAAAAACGCAATGGCCTATGTCGACTCTCTTGGAAGCGGGGTCAAACCGGAATTTACACATTTTGAAGCCTGGGATGACCAGTTCAGGAACAATACCGGTGAGGTTCTGCGAGATGAAGCATACACCCCCGAACCACTGGCTTCCGGCAAGTGCGACATGTACCCCAATGATTTGGTTAAAGTGGAATGGCGCGAAAAGAAGCTGGCGTACGTGCCGCTTTACATTTCCCGTAACACCATCATCGTGAACAAAACCAGAAAAGAGGAATTCAAGGAAATCAAAGATCTTGCCGGGAAGACGGCTGCCGTGATGAAAGAAACCTCCTACCATACGTGGCTTGACGACATGAACCGTAGCGCTTTCCAGGAAAACCCCGTGAAGATTGTCTTCCTGCCCCAGAAGGACGCGATTCTGGCCGTGGATGCCGGCAAGGCTGATTTCAGCATCATCGGCGCGGATGGCGCGCTTTGGTCAATAAAAAGTTTTGCCGGAAACGTTTCGGTTGCCTTCCCGGTGGGCGAATTCACTGAATATGGTTGGTGCTTCAGGAAAGCGGATAAAGACCTGCAGGAGGCCGTAGCCCGCTTTTTCGATCAGCAGAAAAAACTACCCGATTCCGAGCTCAACCGGAACTGGAAAGAAAACACGGGTATTACCTTGGATGATTTCATTATGTTTGTCAGCCAGGCTTCCAAAC